From one Equus asinus isolate D_3611 breed Donkey chromosome 5, EquAss-T2T_v2, whole genome shotgun sequence genomic stretch:
- the MFAP2 gene encoding microfibrillar-associated protein 2 isoform X2 has translation MRAACLFLLFLPGLLAQGQYDLDPLPPFPDHVQYTHYSDQIDNPDYYDYQEVTPRPPEEQFQFQSQQQVQQEVIPAPTLEPGNAETEPTEPGPLEGYLGTESQSPVGKVAPSCSPRTDPTCHQTAARSSTRAPASTPYTSLASSVSTRSASTASAGCTSSTRRSVCAQSVPMRSSSELTCVGTSSPNVA, from the exons ATGAGAGCTGCCTGCCTCTTCCTGCTATTCCTGCCTG GcctgctggctcagggccagtacGACCTGGACCCGCTGCCTCCGTTCCCAGACCACGTCCAGTACACCCACTACAGTGACCAGATCG ACAACCCGGACTACTATGATTATCAAG AGGTGACTCCTCGGCCCCCCGAGGAGCAGTTCCAGTTCCAGTCTCAGCAGCAAGTCCAACAGGAAGTCATCCCAGCCCCCACCTTAG AACCAGGAAATGCAGAGACGGAGCCCACGGAGCCTGGGCCTCTTG AGGGTTACCTAGGAACGGAGAGCCAGTCTCCAGTGGGCAAGGTGGCCCCAAGCTGCAGCCCCCGGACTGATCCCACCTGTCACCAGACTGCCGCGAGGAGCAGTACCCGTGCACCCGCCTCTACTCCATACACAAGCCTTGCAAGCAGTGTCTCAACGAGGTCTGCTTCTACAG CCTCCGCCGGGTGTACGTCGTCAACAAGGAGATCTGTGTGCGCACAGTCTGTGCCCATGAGGAGCTCCTCCGAG CTGACCTGTGTCGGGACAAGTTCTCCAAATGTGGCGTGA
- the MFAP2 gene encoding microfibrillar-associated protein 2 isoform X1, with the protein MRAACLFLLFLPAGLLAQGQYDLDPLPPFPDHVQYTHYSDQIDNPDYYDYQEVTPRPPEEQFQFQSQQQVQQEVIPAPTLEPGNAETEPTEPGPLEGYLGTESQSPVGKVAPSCSPRTDPTCHQTAARSSTRAPASTPYTSLASSVSTRSASTASAGCTSSTRRSVCAQSVPMRSSSELTCVGTSSPNVA; encoded by the exons ATGAGAGCTGCCTGCCTCTTCCTGCTATTCCTGCCTG CAGGcctgctggctcagggccagtacGACCTGGACCCGCTGCCTCCGTTCCCAGACCACGTCCAGTACACCCACTACAGTGACCAGATCG ACAACCCGGACTACTATGATTATCAAG AGGTGACTCCTCGGCCCCCCGAGGAGCAGTTCCAGTTCCAGTCTCAGCAGCAAGTCCAACAGGAAGTCATCCCAGCCCCCACCTTAG AACCAGGAAATGCAGAGACGGAGCCCACGGAGCCTGGGCCTCTTG AGGGTTACCTAGGAACGGAGAGCCAGTCTCCAGTGGGCAAGGTGGCCCCAAGCTGCAGCCCCCGGACTGATCCCACCTGTCACCAGACTGCCGCGAGGAGCAGTACCCGTGCACCCGCCTCTACTCCATACACAAGCCTTGCAAGCAGTGTCTCAACGAGGTCTGCTTCTACAG CCTCCGCCGGGTGTACGTCGTCAACAAGGAGATCTGTGTGCGCACAGTCTGTGCCCATGAGGAGCTCCTCCGAG CTGACCTGTGTCGGGACAAGTTCTCCAAATGTGGCGTGA
- the MFAP2 gene encoding microfibrillar-associated protein 2 isoform X3, translating into MRAACLFLLFLPAGLLAQGQYDLDPLPPFPDHVQYTHYSDQIDNPDYYDYQEVTPRPPEEQFQFQSQQQVQQEVIPAPTLEPGNAETEPTEPGPLDCREEQYPCTRLYSIHKPCKQCLNEVCFYSLRRVYVVNKEICVRTVCAHEELLRADLCRDKFSKCGVMASSGLCQSVAASCARSCGGC; encoded by the exons ATGAGAGCTGCCTGCCTCTTCCTGCTATTCCTGCCTG CAGGcctgctggctcagggccagtacGACCTGGACCCGCTGCCTCCGTTCCCAGACCACGTCCAGTACACCCACTACAGTGACCAGATCG ACAACCCGGACTACTATGATTATCAAG AGGTGACTCCTCGGCCCCCCGAGGAGCAGTTCCAGTTCCAGTCTCAGCAGCAAGTCCAACAGGAAGTCATCCCAGCCCCCACCTTAG AACCAGGAAATGCAGAGACGGAGCCCACGGAGCCTGGGCCTCTTG ACTGCCGCGAGGAGCAGTACCCGTGCACCCGCCTCTACTCCATACACAAGCCTTGCAAGCAGTGTCTCAACGAGGTCTGCTTCTACAG CCTCCGCCGGGTGTACGTCGTCAACAAGGAGATCTGTGTGCGCACAGTCTGTGCCCATGAGGAGCTCCTCCGAG CTGACCTGTGTCGGGACAAGTTCTCCAAATGTGGCGTGATGGCCAGCAGCGGCCTGTGCCAATCTGTGGCGGCCTCCTGTGCTAGGAGCTGTGGGGGCTGCTAG
- the MFAP2 gene encoding microfibrillar-associated protein 2 isoform X4 — MRAACLFLLFLPGLLAQGQYDLDPLPPFPDHVQYTHYSDQIDNPDYYDYQEVTPRPPEEQFQFQSQQQVQQEVIPAPTLEPGNAETEPTEPGPLDCREEQYPCTRLYSIHKPCKQCLNEVCFYSLRRVYVVNKEICVRTVCAHEELLRADLCRDKFSKCGVMASSGLCQSVAASCARSCGGC, encoded by the exons ATGAGAGCTGCCTGCCTCTTCCTGCTATTCCTGCCTG GcctgctggctcagggccagtacGACCTGGACCCGCTGCCTCCGTTCCCAGACCACGTCCAGTACACCCACTACAGTGACCAGATCG ACAACCCGGACTACTATGATTATCAAG AGGTGACTCCTCGGCCCCCCGAGGAGCAGTTCCAGTTCCAGTCTCAGCAGCAAGTCCAACAGGAAGTCATCCCAGCCCCCACCTTAG AACCAGGAAATGCAGAGACGGAGCCCACGGAGCCTGGGCCTCTTG ACTGCCGCGAGGAGCAGTACCCGTGCACCCGCCTCTACTCCATACACAAGCCTTGCAAGCAGTGTCTCAACGAGGTCTGCTTCTACAG CCTCCGCCGGGTGTACGTCGTCAACAAGGAGATCTGTGTGCGCACAGTCTGTGCCCATGAGGAGCTCCTCCGAG CTGACCTGTGTCGGGACAAGTTCTCCAAATGTGGCGTGATGGCCAGCAGCGGCCTGTGCCAATCTGTGGCGGCCTCCTGTGCTAGGAGCTGTGGGGGCTGCTAG